The following coding sequences are from one Betaproteobacteria bacterium window:
- a CDS encoding chemotaxis protein, which yields MNNSSSRFDPRWLAAGLIAAGAGAAFWSPWAALALLVPALAALLLRREGGKASLAETRTLLDEVGQGRLVGRLPKRFDDATLESIRVNLNSALDQTETAFREILGGLEASSHDRSWRRLQTTGLHGAFAEVLERMQALLDSLEAARESVARDALLSRIFLRSESGLSRAIEHVGASLRRVGDDAGQSGAMADTFAQSAGAMALSAERMAGALGNAHSSSQSSVDSLGDLTRKADAIRHLTSHIDGIAKQTNLLALNAAIEAARAGEAGRGFAVVADEVRKLADQSQRSAEEIAVAITAMTTALETVCEQIGGLSAAVADARSTADEFGHQLGESARSASRITALNNAILDGAGTMGRSMGLVAMAQKARADANAILHGEPLVIDSLTDEEKRAVAIASSKRWVKGSADRDDLIQIYERLFANIEAQMK from the coding sequence ATGAACAACTCGTCTTCTCGCTTTGATCCCCGCTGGCTCGCGGCGGGCCTCATCGCGGCCGGCGCCGGGGCCGCCTTCTGGTCGCCCTGGGCGGCCCTGGCGCTCCTCGTTCCGGCCCTCGCCGCCCTGCTCTTGCGGCGCGAGGGGGGAAAGGCATCCCTGGCCGAAACCCGCACCCTGCTTGACGAAGTCGGCCAGGGCCGGCTCGTCGGTCGCCTGCCCAAGCGTTTCGACGATGCCACCCTGGAGTCGATCCGGGTGAATCTGAATTCCGCGCTCGATCAGACCGAGACCGCCTTCCGCGAAATCCTGGGGGGACTGGAGGCTTCGTCCCACGACCGCTCCTGGCGGCGCCTGCAGACCACGGGCCTGCACGGGGCCTTCGCCGAGGTTCTGGAACGCATGCAGGCGCTGCTCGACTCGCTGGAGGCAGCGCGGGAGTCCGTCGCCCGGGACGCGCTCCTGTCGCGCATCTTCCTTCGTTCCGAGAGCGGGCTCTCGCGCGCCATCGAGCATGTGGGCGCAAGCCTGCGGCGGGTGGGCGACGACGCGGGGCAGTCCGGGGCCATGGCGGATACCTTCGCCCAGTCCGCCGGGGCCATGGCCCTTTCCGCCGAACGCATGGCGGGCGCCCTGGGCAATGCCCACAGTTCCAGCCAGAGCAGCGTCGACTCCCTGGGCGACCTCACCCGCAAGGCGGACGCCATCCGCCATCTGACCAGCCACATCGATGGCATCGCCAAACAGACCAATCTGCTCGCCCTCAACGCCGCCATCGAAGCGGCCCGGGCCGGCGAGGCCGGGCGGGGTTTTGCGGTGGTGGCCGACGAAGTGCGCAAGCTGGCCGACCAGTCGCAGCGGTCGGCCGAGGAAATCGCCGTCGCCATCACGGCCATGACGACCGCCCTGGAAACCGTATGCGAGCAGATCGGCGGGCTCAGCGCCGCAGTGGCCGACGCCCGCAGCACCGCCGACGAGTTCGGTCATCAATTGGGCGAATCCGCCCGATCCGCCTCCCGCATCACGGCGCTCAACAACGCCATCCTCGACGGCGCCGGCACCATGGGACGCTCGATGGGCCTGGTCGCCATGGCCCAGAAGGCCCGGGCCGACGCCAACGCCATCCTGCACGGCGAGCCCCTGGTGATCGACAGTCTCACCGACGAGGAGAAGCGCGCCGTGGCCATCGCCTCGTCGAAGCGCTGGGTCAAGGGCAGCGCCGACCGCGACGACCTGATCCAGATCTACGAGCGGCTCTTCGCCAATATCGAAGCCCAGATGAAGTGA
- a CDS encoding PAS domain-containing protein: MNSLDTALILDGSPIPSFVIDAKHKVVHWNRALAQLTGIPAKEVIGTHHQWRAFYRAHRPVMADLVLDGAAAGLLEKFYAGKYRASALIPGAYEAEDFFPAFGESGRWVSFNAAPLKDAEGKTIGCIETLQDITLRKAAEDAQREGERRLAEIVASSPVATFVLDREGRVTHWNKACEALTGVPASETLGRQDAWCAFYSRHESRKVVLAELVAQGADADAVARHYGERARPSALVPGAFEVRDFFPDFGEGGTHLHFMAAPLHDLKGQLAGAVETLLVDLNSPR; the protein is encoded by the coding sequence ATGAATTCCCTTGATACCGCGCTGATTCTGGACGGCAGTCCTATCCCTTCCTTTGTCATCGACGCGAAGCACAAGGTGGTTCACTGGAACCGCGCCCTCGCCCAGCTCACGGGGATTCCGGCCAAGGAAGTCATCGGCACCCATCACCAGTGGCGCGCCTTCTACCGTGCCCACCGGCCGGTCATGGCCGACCTGGTCCTCGATGGCGCCGCCGCCGGGCTGCTGGAGAAGTTCTACGCCGGCAAGTACCGCGCCTCGGCGCTCATTCCCGGCGCCTACGAAGCCGAGGATTTCTTTCCCGCCTTCGGCGAATCCGGCCGCTGGGTCTCGTTCAACGCCGCGCCCCTGAAGGACGCCGAAGGCAAGACCATCGGCTGCATCGAGACCCTGCAGGACATCACCCTGCGCAAGGCGGCGGAAGACGCCCAGCGGGAGGGCGAGCGGCGCCTGGCCGAAATCGTCGCCAGCAGCCCCGTCGCCACCTTCGTCCTCGACCGCGAAGGCCGCGTCACCCACTGGAACAAGGCCTGCGAAGCCCTGACCGGCGTCCCGGCCAGCGAGACCCTGGGCCGCCAGGACGCCTGGTGCGCCTTCTACAGCCGCCACGAATCGCGCAAGGTCGTCCTGGCCGAGCTGGTGGCCCAGGGCGCCGACGCCGACGCCGTCGCCCGCCACTACGGCGAGCGCGCCCGGCCCTCCGCCCTGGTTCCCGGTGCCTTCGAGGTGCGCGACTTCTTTCCCGACTTCGGCGAAGGGGGCACCCACCTGCATTTCATGGCCGCCCCCCTGCACGACTTGAAGGGCCAGTTGGCCGGCGCCGTCGAAACCCTGCTCGTAGACCTGAACTCCCCTCGCTGA
- a CDS encoding GNAT family N-acetyltransferase, which produces MNRSPLAGLVAPAAVVLFGASPDDRSLGGALTRNLLEGGYGGEVYLVNPKHREIRGHACHPSLDAIDARIDLALVVTPADGVGGIIEQCGRKRIRYAVVHSAGFAEAGEFGALVQDSLMQTARRCGVRIMGPRALGFIRPSLGLNATLFYRRIPAGNLAFVSQSAGVCLNVLDWAFSNDFALSAVFGPGHGGDVDLPEILDFLATDPGTEAILLYLEGVRSSRRFLSALRAAARSKPVVAVKAGRSPATAALARSHSQSTGSADASFDAALRRAGVLRVRSVGDLFTAARALASPQRPAGNRLAIISNGGGPAVLAADAVADQGLQLARFVPATKARLAMGLPISWSQANPVDVLIDADAGRFATALELCLADPGVDGVLVVIAPNGLDDPAETARRIAAAQREAAKPILVALMGESSVSESRALLTRAGIPAFRTPESAVAAFAFMADFVRNQALLLETPASVSHRQPPAAGAAKVVIDFALQSGRDSLTEAEARAVAEAFHLPPLAEAEAGAAEGALTPRLFVRLETDPLWGPVLSLDDGSPLSRSLAPRALPPLNGRLARELLASPALDPILGDQEGRSARSRQLADILLRVSEMACELPTLSSLELPVVLGETALPAKLGAALRPWSGDTWRYGHMAICPYPLSLEKTVQGKDGSQFRIRPIRPEDADAFQEFVRGLDERSRYTRFFGGLKELPRQQLIRHTQIDYDREMVLVATERRAEGPEAIIGEASYTVLPDSHACEFGIVVADRVAGRGVGSLLMTSLQDVARQRGLRTMSGEVLRDNPAMHRLMASLGFTVGPGDDPEVAKLSRKLGER; this is translated from the coding sequence ATGAACCGCTCCCCCCTGGCCGGGCTGGTCGCCCCGGCCGCCGTGGTCCTTTTCGGGGCCAGCCCCGACGACCGTTCCCTGGGCGGCGCCCTCACCCGCAACCTGCTCGAAGGCGGCTATGGGGGCGAGGTCTACCTGGTCAATCCCAAACATCGCGAAATCCGCGGCCATGCCTGCCACCCCAGCCTCGATGCCATCGACGCGCGCATCGATCTGGCCCTGGTGGTCACCCCCGCCGATGGCGTGGGCGGCATCATCGAGCAGTGCGGCAGGAAGCGCATCCGCTACGCCGTCGTCCACAGCGCCGGTTTCGCCGAAGCCGGCGAGTTCGGCGCCCTGGTGCAGGACAGCCTCATGCAGACGGCCCGCCGCTGCGGCGTGCGCATCATGGGGCCTCGGGCCCTCGGCTTCATCCGCCCTTCCCTGGGGCTCAACGCCACCCTGTTCTACCGCCGCATTCCGGCGGGCAACCTGGCCTTCGTCTCCCAGTCGGCGGGGGTCTGCCTCAACGTTCTCGACTGGGCCTTCAGCAACGACTTCGCCCTTTCCGCCGTCTTTGGCCCGGGCCACGGGGGCGATGTGGACCTGCCGGAAATCCTCGATTTCCTGGCCACCGACCCGGGCACGGAAGCCATCCTCCTCTACCTGGAAGGGGTCCGCTCCAGCCGGCGCTTCCTGAGCGCCCTGCGGGCCGCAGCCCGCAGCAAGCCGGTGGTGGCGGTCAAGGCGGGCCGCAGCCCGGCCACCGCCGCGCTGGCCCGCAGCCATTCTCAATCCACCGGCAGCGCCGACGCCAGTTTCGATGCCGCCCTGCGCCGGGCCGGCGTCCTGCGCGTGCGCTCGGTGGGCGACCTGTTCACCGCCGCCCGTGCCCTGGCCAGCCCCCAGCGGCCGGCCGGCAACCGGCTCGCCATCATCTCCAACGGTGGCGGCCCCGCCGTGCTGGCCGCCGACGCGGTGGCGGACCAGGGGCTGCAACTGGCCCGCTTCGTCCCCGCCACCAAGGCTCGCCTGGCCATGGGGCTGCCCATCTCCTGGTCCCAGGCCAACCCGGTGGATGTGCTCATCGACGCCGATGCGGGGCGTTTCGCCACGGCCCTGGAGCTTTGTCTGGCCGACCCCGGCGTGGATGGCGTGCTGGTCGTGATCGCCCCCAACGGCCTCGACGATCCGGCGGAAACCGCGAGGCGCATCGCCGCCGCCCAGCGCGAAGCCGCCAAACCCATCCTGGTGGCGCTGATGGGGGAATCCTCGGTGAGCGAATCCCGCGCCCTCCTCACCCGGGCCGGCATCCCCGCCTTCCGCACGCCGGAGAGCGCCGTGGCGGCCTTTGCCTTCATGGCCGATTTCGTGCGTAACCAGGCACTCCTGCTGGAAACTCCCGCATCGGTCTCCCACCGCCAGCCCCCCGCCGCGGGAGCGGCCAAGGTGGTGATCGACTTCGCGCTGCAGTCGGGCCGCGACAGCCTTACCGAAGCCGAAGCCCGGGCCGTGGCGGAAGCCTTCCACCTGCCCCCCCTGGCCGAGGCGGAAGCCGGTGCCGCCGAGGGCGCCCTCACGCCGCGTCTGTTCGTGCGCCTGGAGACCGACCCCCTGTGGGGGCCGGTGCTCAGTCTGGACGACGGATCGCCCCTCTCCCGCAGCCTCGCCCCCCGCGCCCTCCCCCCCCTCAACGGTCGCCTGGCCCGGGAATTGTTGGCCTCCCCCGCCCTGGATCCGATCCTGGGCGACCAGGAAGGGCGCAGCGCCCGCAGTCGCCAATTGGCCGACATCCTCCTGCGTGTGTCGGAAATGGCCTGTGAGCTGCCCACCCTCTCCAGTCTCGAACTCCCCGTCGTCCTGGGCGAGACCGCCCTGCCCGCCAAGCTCGGCGCCGCCCTGCGCCCCTGGAGCGGAGACACCTGGCGCTACGGACACATGGCCATCTGCCCCTACCCCCTCTCGCTGGAAAAGACGGTGCAGGGCAAGGATGGATCGCAATTCCGCATTCGGCCGATCCGGCCCGAGGATGCCGACGCCTTTCAGGAGTTCGTCCGCGGCCTGGACGAACGCTCCCGCTACACCCGCTTCTTCGGCGGCCTGAAGGAACTCCCCCGGCAACAACTGATCCGCCACACCCAGATCGACTACGACCGGGAAATGGTCCTGGTGGCCACCGAACGCCGGGCGGAAGGGCCGGAAGCCATCATCGGCGAAGCGAGCTACACCGTCCTGCCCGACAGCCATGCCTGCGAATTCGGCATCGTCGTCGCCGACCGGGTGGCGGGCCGCGGCGTCGGCAGCCTGCTCATGACCAGCCTGCAGGACGTCGCCCGCCAGCGGGGCCTGCGCACCATGAGCGGGGAAGTGCTGCGCGACAACCCCGCCATGCACCGGCTCATGGCTTCCCTGGGGTTCACGGTCGGTCCGGGGGACGATCCCGAGGTGGCAAAGCTGAGCCGCAAGCTCGGCGAACGGTAA
- the pyrC gene encoding dihydroorotase: protein MQITLIRPDDWHLHLRDDAALAAVVGHTARQFARAIVMPNLRPPVTTVEQAAAYRSRILAALPPGAAFEPLMTLYLTDRTDPAEIRRARDSGFVQAVKYYPAGATTNSDSGLTAVEKAYAVFAAMEEADLPLLVHGEVTDPRVDLFDREKVFIDTVLAPLVARFPRLRVVMEHITTREAAEFVAAAGAKVAATLTAHHLLYNRNAIFQGGVRPHWYCLPVLKRETHREALVAAATSGHPRFFLGTDSAPHARLAKEAACGCAGCYTAYGALELYAEAFEAAGALDRLEAFASFHGPDWYGLPRNSGSVTLVREDNPVPAGFTYAGGDTLVPLRAGETLKWRML, encoded by the coding sequence ATGCAGATCACCCTTATCCGCCCCGACGACTGGCACCTGCACCTGCGCGACGACGCCGCCCTGGCCGCCGTCGTCGGCCACACGGCCCGCCAGTTCGCCCGCGCCATCGTGATGCCCAACCTGCGGCCACCGGTGACCACCGTGGAGCAGGCCGCCGCCTATCGCTCCCGCATCCTGGCCGCCCTGCCGCCGGGTGCCGCCTTCGAACCCCTGATGACCCTCTACCTCACCGATCGCACCGACCCGGCCGAAATCCGGCGGGCCCGGGACTCGGGCTTCGTGCAGGCGGTGAAGTATTACCCGGCCGGGGCGACGACCAATTCCGATTCCGGCCTCACCGCGGTGGAAAAAGCCTACGCCGTCTTCGCCGCCATGGAAGAAGCCGATCTGCCCCTGCTGGTCCATGGCGAGGTCACCGACCCCCGCGTCGATCTCTTCGACCGGGAGAAGGTCTTCATCGACACCGTGCTGGCGCCCCTGGTCGCCCGCTTCCCCCGCTTGCGGGTGGTCATGGAGCACATCACCACGCGGGAGGCGGCGGAGTTCGTCGCGGCCGCGGGCGCCAAGGTCGCGGCGACCCTCACCGCCCACCACCTGCTCTACAACCGCAACGCCATTTTCCAGGGGGGGGTTCGCCCCCACTGGTATTGCCTGCCGGTGCTCAAGCGGGAGACCCACCGGGAAGCCCTGGTGGCGGCGGCCACTTCGGGTCATCCCCGCTTCTTTCTGGGGACCGATTCGGCACCCCACGCCCGCCTCGCCAAGGAGGCGGCCTGCGGCTGCGCCGGGTGCTACACCGCCTACGGCGCCCTGGAACTCTACGCCGAGGCCTTCGAGGCCGCCGGCGCCCTGGATCGCCTGGAGGCCTTCGCCAGCTTCCATGGCCCGGACTGGTACGGCCTGCCACGCAATAGCGGCAGCGTCACCCTGGTGCGGGAAGACAACCCCGTGCCGGCCGGCTTCACCTACGCCGGGGGCGATACCCTGGTCCCCCTGCGGGCCGGCGAAACCCTGAAGTGGAGGATGCTGTGA
- a CDS encoding class I SAM-dependent methyltransferase, with product MAAAWVEWDEGGTQHRARWRSAAGHPAPRRIVVADDSLRADEAYALVSQGTALLWRGDFHNARQLLQALARRMDRRRPKAGATLSETFHLHRQAQAQRSRTLGLLLLPLDGAYSVPLRRAPELRAACEEVLGAADGEAGLISLRELQGLVGAHEWRKKGVPVPALGGRIHPWYGVFSPVRGEYLDLVGEAPLPATRLAFDIGTGTGVLAALLAWRGVERVVATDCAASALACARENVERLGLAGQVDVVEADLFPPGRAPLVVCNPPWVPGKPATAIEAAIYDPESRMLKGFLAGVAAHLEPGGEAWLILSDLAEHLGLRQREDVLAAITAGGLAVIGRLDIRPRHGKAADPDDPLHAARSRETTSLWRLVARG from the coding sequence ATGGCCGCGGCGTGGGTGGAGTGGGACGAAGGCGGCACGCAGCACCGGGCCCGCTGGCGCTCGGCGGCGGGCCATCCGGCGCCGCGCCGGATAGTCGTCGCCGACGACAGTCTGCGGGCGGACGAGGCCTATGCCCTGGTTTCCCAGGGCACGGCGCTGCTCTGGCGGGGAGATTTCCACAATGCCCGTCAGTTGCTCCAGGCCCTGGCACGGCGCATGGACCGGCGGCGGCCCAAGGCGGGTGCGACCCTCAGCGAGACCTTTCATCTGCATCGCCAGGCTCAGGCTCAGCGGTCCCGCACCCTGGGGCTCCTGCTGCTTCCCCTCGACGGCGCCTACAGCGTCCCCCTGCGCCGTGCGCCGGAGCTGCGGGCGGCCTGCGAGGAAGTCCTGGGAGCGGCCGACGGCGAGGCCGGGCTCATATCCCTGCGAGAATTGCAGGGTCTGGTGGGGGCCCACGAATGGCGCAAGAAGGGGGTGCCGGTCCCGGCCCTGGGCGGGCGCATCCATCCCTGGTACGGGGTTTTTTCTCCGGTGCGGGGCGAGTACCTGGACCTGGTTGGCGAAGCCCCTCTGCCTGCCACCCGGCTGGCCTTCGACATCGGCACCGGCACCGGCGTCCTGGCGGCGCTGCTCGCCTGGCGCGGGGTGGAAAGGGTGGTGGCCACCGACTGTGCGGCGAGCGCCCTGGCCTGTGCCCGGGAAAACGTCGAACGCCTGGGTCTGGCGGGGCAGGTCGACGTGGTCGAGGCCGACCTCTTCCCGCCGGGGCGCGCGCCCCTGGTGGTGTGCAACCCGCCCTGGGTGCCGGGCAAGCCCGCTACCGCCATCGAAGCCGCCATCTATGACCCGGAGAGCCGCATGTTGAAGGGTTTTCTCGCCGGGGTCGCGGCTCATCTGGAGCCGGGGGGCGAGGCCTGGCTCATTCTTTCCGATCTGGCCGAGCACCTCGGCCTGCGCCAGCGGGAGGATGTGCTGGCGGCCATCACAGCCGGCGGGCTGGCGGTGATCGGACGTCTCGACATCCGCCCCCGCCACGGCAAGGCGGCCGACCCGGACGATCCGCTCCATGCCGCCCGCTCCCGGGAGACGACTTCCCTCTGGCGGCTGGTCGCCCGGGGGTAG
- a CDS encoding PAS domain-containing protein gives MKRNITPTGKERVMRENDFIVSKTSPKGIITYCNPIFIEFSGYTEAELLGSQHNIIRHPDMPRAAFKLAWDTIQAGGEFFAYVKNMSKDGGHYWVFTHIAPDFGPQGVILGYTSVRRCPKRAAVEAIEPVYRRMLEAERSAGARDAIDAGTAVLVGLLNQSGVSYEQLVFSL, from the coding sequence ATGAAGCGGAACATCACGCCAACCGGCAAAGAACGGGTGATGCGGGAAAACGATTTCATCGTGTCCAAGACCAGCCCCAAGGGCATCATCACCTATTGCAACCCGATCTTCATCGAATTTTCGGGTTACACCGAAGCCGAGCTTCTCGGCTCCCAGCACAACATCATCCGCCATCCCGACATGCCACGGGCGGCCTTCAAACTGGCCTGGGACACCATCCAGGCGGGCGGCGAATTCTTCGCCTACGTGAAGAACATGTCCAAGGATGGCGGCCACTACTGGGTCTTTACCCACATTGCACCGGATTTCGGGCCCCAGGGGGTCATCCTGGGCTATACCTCGGTGCGCCGCTGCCCCAAGCGGGCGGCGGTGGAGGCCATAGAACCCGTCTATCGCCGCATGCTGGAGGCCGAGAGAAGCGCCGGCGCCCGGGATGCCATAGACGCGGGCACGGCAGTCCTGGTGGGCCTGCTCAATCAGTCGGGGGTGAGCTATGAACAACTCGTCTTCTCGCTTTGA
- a CDS encoding FIST C-terminal domain-containing protein, giving the protein MYLDFSTPDDLARQIAARPESAARPLWLVLLADCHGEALATIAATLESAGLRACGALFPGLIDGGAVRHSGAIVTALPGESRWAIADLAPGSVTWRQPPPALEGSGEVSSVVLVDCLGPNVAGLLEALYDLYGHGLPQFGAGAGYHDLRAAPTLFAAGSAFANAGLTILVPERFTVRVRHGWRRVRGPFVASRTRGSKLLELNWEPAGRFYRQQVEAENPALTGRPVFPDLNSGYPLGIGRDGSEDVIRDPMGVDEADQGIALLSDLRENTLLYLVHGDRNSLVAAAREAVAACAAPDDVARCLVSDCFSRALMLGDAFPEELAAVGEELAKFTATRPEGVLALGEIATDGHQPIEFFNKTFVVALAHTPS; this is encoded by the coding sequence ATGTACCTCGATTTCTCGACCCCCGACGACCTGGCGCGGCAGATCGCTGCCCGCCCCGAATCCGCCGCCCGGCCCTTGTGGCTCGTTCTCCTGGCCGACTGCCATGGGGAAGCCCTGGCCACCATCGCGGCGACGCTGGAAAGCGCCGGCCTCCGGGCCTGCGGCGCCCTCTTCCCCGGTCTCATCGACGGGGGCGCGGTGCGCCACTCGGGGGCCATCGTGACCGCCCTGCCCGGCGAGAGCCGCTGGGCCATCGCCGATCTCGCCCCCGGCAGCGTCACCTGGCGCCAGCCTCCGCCCGCCCTGGAGGGTAGCGGGGAGGTTTCGTCCGTCGTGCTGGTGGATTGCCTGGGCCCCAATGTCGCTGGCCTGCTCGAAGCGCTCTACGACCTCTACGGCCACGGCCTGCCGCAGTTCGGCGCCGGAGCGGGTTACCACGACCTGCGGGCGGCGCCGACCCTGTTCGCGGCGGGGAGCGCCTTCGCCAACGCGGGGCTCACCATCCTAGTGCCGGAACGCTTCACCGTGCGGGTGCGCCACGGCTGGCGCCGGGTGCGCGGCCCCTTCGTCGCCTCGCGCACCCGGGGCAGCAAGCTTCTCGAACTCAACTGGGAGCCTGCGGGCCGCTTCTACCGCCAGCAGGTGGAAGCCGAAAACCCCGCCCTGACCGGCCGCCCGGTGTTTCCCGACCTCAATTCCGGCTATCCCCTGGGCATCGGTCGCGACGGCAGTGAGGACGTCATCCGTGACCCCATGGGGGTGGACGAAGCCGACCAGGGCATCGCCCTGCTTTCCGATTTGCGCGAAAACACCCTCCTCTACCTGGTGCATGGTGACCGCAACAGCCTGGTGGCCGCGGCCCGGGAGGCCGTGGCGGCCTGCGCCGCGCCGGACGATGTCGCCCGCTGCCTGGTTTCGGATTGCTTTTCGCGGGCCCTGATGCTGGGCGATGCCTTCCCCGAGGAACTGGCGGCCGTGGGCGAGGAACTGGCCAAATTCACCGCCACCCGGCCGGAGGGCGTCCTGGCCCTGGGCGAAATCGCCACCGACGGCCACCAACCCATCGAGTTCTTCAACAAGACTTTCGTCGTCGCCCTCGCCCACACCCCGTCATGA
- a CDS encoding helix-turn-helix transcriptional regulator, producing MTRSTNSNHALPQESRAALQNLGLRLRVQRLARNMTLEQMAERLLCSPTTCRALESGKPTVNLGLLVHALWLFGKTDELDKLFPLEIGMLGHKRSQRARPASKGIGDDERDF from the coding sequence ATGACCCGTTCCACCAACAGCAATCACGCCCTGCCGCAGGAATCCCGTGCTGCCCTGCAGAACCTGGGGTTGCGTCTGCGGGTGCAGCGCCTGGCCCGGAACATGACGCTGGAGCAGATGGCCGAGCGCCTGCTGTGCTCCCCGACGACCTGCCGCGCCCTGGAAAGCGGCAAGCCAACGGTGAATCTCGGCCTCCTGGTGCATGCGCTGTGGCTGTTCGGCAAGACGGACGAACTCGACAAACTCTTCCCGCTGGAAATCGGCATGCTCGGTCACAAGCGCAGCCAGCGGGCGCGCCCGGCGAGCAAGGGCATCGGCGATGACGAACGGGATTTCTGA
- a CDS encoding DUF3025 domain-containing protein has translation MKEAAAAAAAPLLLLPRPDLGGAAQCPDLPTLAAALAAAGVRNQVGQPLRLVPPAPGGPGYEENIGTTGAVETRAGNWHDACNALAWLAFPRAKAALNAAHRAARLPGERGPRRDALTHLDECGIVVLAEEEALLDLVRGFRWQELFWQRRTAVETRMRFLVLGHATADQLRAPFRGLTAKAVLYRVPSGLAALPPSKLFEEADRRLADDLRHGFPARPRELHPLPLLGIPGLVAANGDPAYYEDSFQFPAGRRGCFFSGGRRDC, from the coding sequence GTGAAGGAAGCGGCGGCTGCCGCCGCAGCGCCGCTCCTCCTGCTGCCGCGTCCCGACCTTGGCGGCGCTGCGCAGTGCCCCGACCTCCCCACCCTGGCCGCGGCTCTTGCTGCCGCGGGCGTCCGCAACCAGGTCGGCCAACCGCTGCGCCTCGTTCCGCCCGCTCCGGGTGGCCCCGGGTACGAGGAAAACATCGGGACGACGGGGGCGGTGGAAACCCGTGCGGGAAATTGGCACGACGCCTGCAACGCCCTGGCCTGGCTGGCCTTTCCCCGGGCCAAGGCGGCCCTCAACGCGGCCCACCGGGCGGCCCGGCTCCCCGGCGAACGGGGCCCGCGCCGCGACGCCCTGACCCACCTGGACGAATGCGGAATCGTCGTCCTCGCCGAGGAAGAAGCCCTCCTCGACCTGGTGCGCGGCTTTCGCTGGCAGGAGCTGTTCTGGCAGCGGCGCACCGCCGTGGAAACCCGCATGCGCTTCCTGGTTCTCGGGCACGCGACCGCCGATCAACTGCGGGCGCCCTTTCGCGGGCTGACCGCCAAGGCCGTCCTCTATCGTGTTCCTTCGGGCCTCGCGGCGCTTCCCCCGTCAAAGTTGTTCGAGGAAGCGGACCGGCGGCTGGCAGACGATCTGCGGCACGGCTTTCCGGCCCGGCCGCGGGAACTGCACCCGCTGCCCCTCCTGGGAATCCCGGGACTCGTGGCCGCCAATGGCGACCCTGCCTATTACGAAGACTCTTTCCAGTTTCCGGCTGGGAGAAGGGGATGCTTTTTCTCTGGAGGCAGGCGGGATTGCTGA